Proteins encoded by one window of Pseudonocardia sp. HH130629-09:
- a CDS encoding LLM class flavin-dependent oxidoreductase yields the protein MSDYGHELTFGCFLTPVAAPPMRPVELALVAERAGLDLVSFQDHPYQAAFTDTWTLMSFVAARTEWVRICGNVLNLPLRPAPLLARAAASLDLLSGGRVEMGLGAGAFWDAVVAMGGRRLAPGEAVRATEEAIAVMRGIWAVDEPGPLRVAGGFHHVDGAKRGPAPAHPIPIRIGALGPRMLRLTGRLADGWLPSLMFLPDGPASLAEMNSHIDEGAAAAGRDPREVTRYLNIAGTFTGTGKGLLDGPPAQWAEQVAEIALTHGTSGFILASDEPGALELFGREVAPRAREIVAAERTR from the coding sequence ATGAGCGACTACGGCCATGAGCTGACCTTCGGCTGCTTCCTCACCCCGGTCGCCGCGCCGCCGATGCGCCCGGTCGAACTCGCGCTCGTCGCCGAACGGGCCGGGCTGGATCTGGTCTCCTTCCAGGACCACCCGTACCAGGCGGCGTTCACCGACACCTGGACGCTCATGTCGTTCGTCGCCGCACGCACCGAGTGGGTCCGGATCTGCGGCAACGTGCTCAACCTGCCGTTGCGTCCGGCCCCGCTGCTGGCCCGCGCCGCCGCGAGCCTGGACCTGCTCAGCGGCGGCCGGGTCGAGATGGGGCTCGGTGCCGGAGCGTTCTGGGACGCCGTCGTCGCCATGGGTGGCCGGCGTCTCGCACCCGGTGAGGCCGTGCGGGCGACCGAGGAGGCGATCGCGGTGATGCGCGGGATCTGGGCGGTCGACGAGCCCGGCCCGCTGCGCGTGGCCGGCGGGTTCCATCACGTCGACGGTGCGAAGCGCGGCCCGGCCCCGGCCCATCCGATCCCGATCCGGATCGGGGCGCTGGGGCCCCGGATGCTGCGGCTGACCGGGCGGCTCGCCGACGGGTGGCTGCCGTCGCTGATGTTTCTGCCGGACGGTCCGGCGTCGCTGGCGGAGATGAACTCCCACATCGACGAGGGCGCAGCCGCGGCGGGCCGCGACCCGCGCGAGGTGACCCGCTACCTCAACATCGCCGGGACGTTCACCGGCACCGGGAAGGGGCTCCTCGACGGGCCACCGGCGCAGTGGGCCGAGCAGGTCGCCGAGATCGCGCTGACCCACGGGACGTCCGGGTTCATTCTCGCCTCCGACGAGCCCGGCGCACTCGAGCTGTTCGGCCGGGAGGTCGCACCACGCGCCCGCGAGATCGTCGCCGCAGAGCGGACCCGGTGA